In the Streptomyces sp. NBC_00193 genome, CCGCTGTCCGGGGAGCAGACCAACTCCTCGCTGATCTACGGGGATTCGTACATCCTGAAGATCTTCAGACGGGTCGGCCCCGGGGTCAATCCCGACCTGGAGCTGCCCCGGGCCCTGGCCGCCGCCGGCTGCGCCCGGGTGCCCGCGCCGGTCGCCTGGTACGAGGCCGAGCTGCCCGGCTCCGAACCGCTGACCCTGGGCGTGCTCCAGCCGTACCTGCGCGGCTCCGACGACGGCTGGCAGCTCGCGCTGCACCGGCTGCGCACCGGGGCCGACTTCACCGCCGAGGCGCACGCGCTCGGCCGGGCCACCGCCGAGGTGCACAGCGCACTGGCCGGGGCCCTGCCCACCGTCGCGCTGGGCCCGGAGCAGACGGCCCGGCTGGCCGCCGGGATGACGGCCCGGCTCGCCGCCACCGCCCGCGAGGTACCGGCCCTGCGCCCCTACGAGGCGGGGCTGCGCGGCGCCTTCGACGCACTGGCCGCCTCCCGCGGGACCGGGGTGTCCGCCCAGCGCATCCACGGGGACCTGCACCTGGGCCAGACCCTGCGCACCGCCGACGGCAGCTGGGCGCTGATCGACTTCGAGGGCGAGCCGGCCCGGCCGCTGGCCGACCGGCGCCGCCCCGAGCCGGCGGTCCGGGACATCGCCGGGATACTGCGCTCCTTCGACTACGCGGCCCGCTCGCACCGGCCGTTCGCCCCCGCCTGGGCGGACGACTGCCGGGCCGCCTTCTGCGAGGGCTACGCCCGCACGACCGGCCGGGACCCGCGCGAGGACCCCGTGCTCCTGCGCGCCTACGAGACCGACAAGGCGGTGTACGAGGCCCGCTACGAGTCCCGGCACCGCCCCGACTGGCTGCACGTGCCGATGGCGGCGATCCGGCGGCTCTCGGAGCCGCAGCGTCCGCCGTCGCACCGCACGCAGCTCCCCGCCCCAGGATCCCCCACCCTCCACCCGAAGCCCCCGAGGAGGCCGCTCGCGTGAGCGCCGCACGACAGCCGTCACCGACCGTCCGCGACGAAGCCAAGACCCGTGTCGACACCGCAGACGCCGTCGACACCGCCGAGCCCGTGAAGAAGCCCCGGGCCCCCAGGGCCCGGCGGGCGGCTCCGGCGCACGGGGTCCGGCCGGCGCCGGTGCTGGGCGCGGAGGAACGGGCCCGGCTGCTGGAGGGCCGCCACCACGATCCGCACGGGGTGCTCGGGGCCCGGGCCCAGCGGGGCGGGGTGTCCTTCCGGGTGCTGCGTCCGTACGCGAAGGCGGTCACCATCGTCGCCAAGGGGCTGCGGGCCGAGCTCCTCGACGAGGGCGAC is a window encoding:
- a CDS encoding phosphotransferase — protein: MSEAASARDRLTADRAAGLGLGPLEPMLRAWLPAQRWFAGKGRAIGRLRTISAAELLPPGSAAGLLHLLLDVDGDCYQLLLGIRPSPLPPALAPALIGRAEQGPYAGLAVYEGLGDPRLASLLLERLRSPGTLGPLRFDRDPAAVIPEAPTPRPLSGEQTNSSLIYGDSYILKIFRRVGPGVNPDLELPRALAAAGCARVPAPVAWYEAELPGSEPLTLGVLQPYLRGSDDGWQLALHRLRTGADFTAEAHALGRATAEVHSALAGALPTVALGPEQTARLAAGMTARLAATAREVPALRPYEAGLRGAFDALAASRGTGVSAQRIHGDLHLGQTLRTADGSWALIDFEGEPARPLADRRRPEPAVRDIAGILRSFDYAARSHRPFAPAWADDCRAAFCEGYARTTGRDPREDPVLLRAYETDKAVYEARYESRHRPDWLHVPMAAIRRLSEPQRPPSHRTQLPAPGSPTLHPKPPRRPLA